The Trueperaceae bacterium genome has a segment encoding these proteins:
- a CDS encoding GTPase Era, whose amino-acid sequence MVTTTPNSRAGFVAIIGKPNVGKSTLLNTLLGVKVAPITPKPQTTRRGVRGVFTDIETSSQIIFVDTPGVHQGPTELDRFMTREIRTALADVDAVLWVVDLRRPPSDEDKDVVKILSNVETKTPVFLIGNKIDAAKFPDEALRLYQDLFEPSYVYPLSVLESPQEVYDLRTKLLELLPENPFFFPPDISSDQTREAWAAELIRESTMIHLRQELPYSVATRVTNWEEPEAEGDPLYLSAEIWVERPNHRPIVIGKGGRMIREIGTTARKQLEIFLDTKLFLDLEVVISADWREDPRKLRELGYES is encoded by the coding sequence ATGGTGACCACCACCCCAAATTCACGTGCAGGTTTTGTAGCTATAATTGGGAAACCCAATGTAGGTAAGTCAACTCTACTCAACACATTGCTTGGGGTGAAGGTAGCACCGATCACTCCAAAACCTCAAACCACTCGGAGAGGTGTTCGTGGAGTCTTCACCGACATAGAAACATCTTCGCAAATAATTTTTGTGGACACCCCAGGAGTGCATCAAGGACCCACTGAGCTTGATCGATTCATGACGCGTGAAATCCGAACTGCACTCGCTGATGTTGACGCTGTGCTGTGGGTAGTTGATCTGCGACGCCCACCCAGTGACGAGGATAAGGATGTTGTAAAAATCCTTTCTAACGTCGAAACCAAAACACCAGTGTTCCTCATTGGTAATAAGATTGATGCAGCTAAATTTCCTGATGAAGCGCTGCGACTTTACCAGGATTTATTTGAACCTTCCTATGTTTATCCATTGAGCGTTCTGGAAAGTCCCCAGGAAGTATACGACCTGCGAACAAAACTTCTAGAATTACTCCCAGAGAACCCTTTCTTCTTCCCACCAGACATCAGTAGTGATCAAACCCGTGAAGCTTGGGCGGCTGAACTAATCCGCGAGAGCACCATGATTCATCTTCGGCAAGAACTACCTTACTCGGTGGCAACCAGGGTAACTAATTGGGAAGAACCCGAAGCCGAGGGAGATCCCCTTTATCTTAGTGCAGAAATTTGGGTTGAACGCCCTAACCACCGACCGATAGTCATTGGGAAAGGTGGTCGGATGATTCGCGAAATTGGTACTACCGCTCGAAAGCAACTTGAGATCTTTCTTGACACTAAACTTTTCTTGGACTTAGAGGTAGTCATAAGTGCTGATTGGCGCGAAGATCC
- a CDS encoding adenylyltransferase, protein MFNKEQIDRYARHIILPGVGIEGQLKLRDARVLVIGAGGLGSPALQYLAAAGIGTLGVVDHDQVEISNLQRQVIFSTDQIGKLKADAAAERLQALNPEIKIRSHAVYLTQNNARELIREYDIVIDGSDNFPTRYLVNDACVLEGRPLVYGAISRFEGQVSLLHGPTTSGVGPCYRCLFPEPPAPGTVPNCADAGVVNVLPGVVGSIMATETIKLIVGLGELLIGTLVYFDALGTTFHRLSFDRNSDCPVCGSDPSVTELIDYKAFCGEEVT, encoded by the coding sequence ATGTTCAATAAGGAGCAGATAGACCGGTATGCTCGTCACATAATTTTGCCGGGAGTTGGTATAGAAGGCCAACTAAAACTTAGGGATGCCCGGGTGCTGGTAATTGGCGCAGGTGGTCTTGGCTCTCCTGCCCTTCAGTATTTGGCTGCAGCGGGCATTGGCACTCTCGGGGTGGTTGATCACGATCAAGTCGAAATTTCTAACTTACAAAGGCAGGTCATCTTTTCTACTGACCAAATCGGGAAGCTAAAGGCGGATGCAGCTGCTGAACGCTTACAGGCTTTGAACCCTGAAATCAAGATTAGATCCCATGCAGTATACCTCACTCAAAATAACGCGCGAGAGTTAATACGTGAATACGACATTGTGATTGATGGTAGTGATAATTTCCCTACCAGGTACTTAGTAAACGATGCCTGTGTTCTCGAAGGTCGTCCCTTGGTGTACGGTGCAATTTCACGTTTCGAAGGGCAAGTTAGCCTCCTTCATGGACCTACCACCTCTGGAGTTGGGCCGTGCTACCGCTGCTTATTCCCTGAACCACCAGCTCCTGGCACCGTCCCGAATTGTGCTGACGCCGGTGTAGTTAACGTCCTTCCTGGAGTGGTGGGGAGTATCATGGCTACTGAAACCATTAAGCTAATTGTCGGGTTGGGGGAACTTTTAATTGGGACGCTAGTTTACTTTGATGCGCTTGGGACTACGTTCCACAGGTTATCTTTCGATCGCAATTCAGATTGTCCGGTTTGCGGTAGCGACCCTAGCGTGACAGAACTCATCGACTATAAAGCTTTCTGTGGTGAAGAAGTCACCTGA